A window of the Hevea brasiliensis isolate MT/VB/25A 57/8 chromosome 6, ASM3005281v1, whole genome shotgun sequence genome harbors these coding sequences:
- the LOC131180580 gene encoding uncharacterized protein LOC131180580 — protein MEEDIDLYKQLGKGSCYGDDECMWLSSVVSSPSSLFEDYRSSTSMHVFVDDKLLISWLSRLENSFLYLDKGSVLFDDPRVNVNPEEEESCLTALQRTILVTEDILKDDLMEEKQLNSLLKSCRNATSDSTMNNSESSRSSFEQFCEDSLSCNNFLIPCSTVFDFPSSCSQISDSDKTSFLVSLVNLDGEDSQWISSDTELELDYFQTGFPSPSCKSCEVSLPGSNVSTPSEVKDEQPRYCALLEHTFSDQEVDLEDFDTDEPLFWPSQWKQDWNCEDTWKCFSMSPRKCMTKPGSLQETSSKLVKSKFQVTKMDTKKGCRKRLEFSKGSTASTLLEWKQRSKNNCIKKINSAPSGLRKSNKISMKIVPMEMENDLKEKKDREVPIPQSNCSDRDFLEDDITKNGELPIETLLGLGEFDGHEGVDSEFNEDTFSLDESL, from the coding sequence ATGGAAGAAGACATTGATCTTTATAAACAGCTTGGTAAGGGTAGTTGCTATGGTGATGACGAGTGTATGTGGCTCTCTTCAGTTGTTTCTTCTCCTTCATCACTTTTTGAAGACTACAGATCTTCTACTTCAATGCATGTTTTTGTTGATGACAAATTGTTGATTTCATGGTTGTCAAGATTGGAAAACTCTTTTCTTTATCTAGATAAAGGAAGTGTCCTTTTTGATGATCCAAGAGTAAATGTAAATCCTGAGGAGGAGGAATCATGTTTAACTGCTCTTCAGCGGACAATTCTGGTCACAGAAGATATTTTGAAGGACGATTTAATGGAAGAAAAGCAATTGAATTCACTATTGAAATCATGCAGGAATGCTACTTCAGATTCCACCATGAACAATTCAGAGAGTTCCAGGTCTTCTTTTGAGCAGTTCTGTGAGGACTCATTAAGTTGCAACAACTTTTTGATACCTTGTAGCACCGTCTTTGATTTTCCTTCTTCTTGCTCTCAGATATCAGATTCTGACAAGACAAGTTTCTTGGTATCTTTAGTGAATCTTGATGGTGAAGATTCCCAATGGATTTCATCAGATACAGAATTGGAGTTAGATTACTTCCAAACAGGTTTTCCTAGCCCATCTTGCAAGAGTTGTGAGGTCTCATTACCCGGTTCCAATGTTTCAACACCTAGTGAAGTGAAAGATGAACAACCACGGTACTGTGCATTATTGGAGCATACCTTTTCAGATCAGGAAGTAGATTTGGAAGATTTCGATACAGATGAACCTCTTTTCTGGCCTTCCCAGTGGAAACAAGATTGGAATTGTGAGGATACTTGGAAATGCTTTTCAATGTCTCCTCGTAAGTGTATGACAAAGCCTGGATCTCTTCAAGAGACCTCTTCTAAATTAGTTAAATCAAAATTCCAAGTCACAAAAATGGATACCAAAAAGGGCTGTAGGAAAAGACTTGAGTTCAGCAAAGGTTCAACAGCGTCAACTTTATTGGAATGGAAACAAAGAAGCAAAAACAACTGTATCAAGAAAATCAACTCTGCCCCTTCAGGATTGAGAAAATCAAACAAAATTTCAATGAAAATAGTACCTATGGAAATGGAAAATGATCTGAAAGAGAAGAAAGATAGAGAAGTTCCTATCCCACAATCAAATTGTTCAGATAGAGATTTCTTGGAGGATGATATCACAAAAAATGGAGAACTTCCAATTGAGACGCTATTAGGACTTGGCGAGTTTGACGGGCATGAAGGGGTGGATTCAGAATTCAATGAAGATACTTTCTCACTGGATGAATCTCTGTGA